A genomic stretch from Desulfolutivibrio sulfodismutans DSM 3696 includes:
- the ahbB gene encoding siroheme decarboxylase subunit beta — translation MPKETKPVFSETERRILRMAQADLPDSATPYADMAAAAGATEAEVLDLLARLKESGAIRRFGATLRHQKAGYGANAMVAWYVDDDDMARVGKYMSSRREISHCYHRINCLDWPYNLYTMVHAGSPEECRRIVEELVRESGVDDYAMLLSRKELKKTSMEYF, via the coding sequence ATGCCGAAAGAGACGAAACCCGTATTCAGCGAAACGGAGCGGCGCATCCTGCGCATGGCCCAGGCGGACCTGCCGGACTCGGCCACGCCCTATGCGGACATGGCTGCGGCCGCCGGGGCGACCGAGGCCGAGGTGCTTGATCTGCTGGCGCGTCTGAAGGAGAGCGGGGCCATCCGGCGTTTCGGGGCCACGCTTCGGCACCAGAAGGCCGGGTACGGGGCCAACGCCATGGTGGCCTGGTATGTGGATGACGACGACATGGCCCGGGTGGGGAAATACATGTCCTCGCGCCGGGAGATCAGTCATTGCTACCACCGCATCAACTGCCTGGACTGGCCGTACAACCTCTACACCATGGTGCATGCGGGAAGCCCAGAGGAGTGTCGGCGCATCGTGGAGGAGCTGGTCCGGGAGTCGGGCGTCGACGACTACGCCATGCTTTTGAGCAGAAAAGAGCTGAAGAAGACGTCTATGGAATATTTTTAA
- a CDS encoding NAD(P)H-dependent glycerol-3-phosphate dehydrogenase yields MKIAVIGGGSWGTTLADMLAKKGLETRLWVREQKVMHEIRTLHENTWYLPGRPLAPNLDVSTDPAHVADGVRHFLFAVPCQFIRQAYTRFLKYLPKNPAIICASKGIELDTLMPMSDVCEDVLGALKPRFAMLSGPSFAFEVINGIPTAVALGCAHKKTGKEVQEALSSPAFRVYTNPDVRGVELGGAIKNIIAIASGVADGLGFGSNARSALITRGLHEMSRLGKAMGADTETFMGLSGLGDLVLTCTGDLSRNRQVGMRLAKGQKLLDILGEMKMVAEGVKTTEAVHALGQKLGVELPITEQVHAVLYRNQEPAAAVHALMTRTLKDE; encoded by the coding sequence ATGAAGATCGCGGTCATCGGCGGAGGCAGCTGGGGCACCACCCTGGCCGACATGCTGGCCAAAAAAGGCCTTGAGACGCGGCTTTGGGTGCGCGAGCAGAAGGTGATGCACGAGATCCGCACCCTGCACGAAAACACCTGGTATCTGCCCGGCCGCCCCCTTGCCCCAAACCTCGACGTCAGCACCGATCCGGCCCATGTGGCCGACGGGGTCCGGCACTTCCTGTTCGCCGTGCCCTGCCAGTTCATCCGCCAGGCCTACACCCGGTTCCTCAAATATCTGCCCAAGAACCCGGCCATCATCTGCGCCAGCAAGGGCATCGAACTCGACACGCTCATGCCCATGTCCGACGTCTGCGAGGATGTCCTGGGCGCGCTCAAGCCCCGCTTCGCCATGCTGTCCGGGCCGTCCTTCGCCTTCGAGGTCATAAACGGCATCCCCACCGCCGTGGCCCTGGGCTGCGCCCACAAAAAGACCGGCAAAGAGGTCCAGGAAGCCCTGTCCTCCCCGGCCTTTCGGGTCTACACCAACCCCGACGTGCGCGGCGTGGAACTGGGCGGGGCCATCAAAAACATCATCGCCATCGCCTCGGGCGTGGCCGACGGCCTGGGGTTCGGCAGCAACGCCCGCTCCGCCCTCATCACCCGGGGCCTCCACGAAATGAGCCGCCTGGGCAAGGCCATGGGCGCGGATACCGAAACCTTCATGGGCCTGTCCGGCCTGGGCGACCTGGTCCTGACCTGCACCGGGGACTTAAGCCGCAACCGGCAGGTGGGTATGCGACTGGCCAAGGGCCAAAAGCTTTTGGACATCCTGGGCGAAATGAAAATGGTGGCCGAGGGCGTGAAAACCACCGAGGCCGTCCACGCCCTGGGACAAAAACTCGGCGTGGAGCTGCCCATCACCGAGCAGGTTCATGCCGTCCTGTACCGCAACCAGGAACCCGCCGCCGCCGTCCACGCCCTCATGACCCGTACGCTCAAAGACGAATAG